A single window of Nicotiana tomentosiformis chromosome 1, ASM39032v3, whole genome shotgun sequence DNA harbors:
- the LOC104114918 gene encoding cytochrome c, translating into MATFEEAPAGNPKAGEKIFKTKCAQCHTVDKGAGHKQGPNLNGLFGRQSGTTPGYSYSAANKNMAVIWGENTLYEYLLNPKKYIPGTKMVFPGLKKPQDRADLIAYLKESTA; encoded by the exons ATGGCAACGTTCGAGGAAGCACCGGCAGGTAATCCCAAAGCCGGAGAGAAAATCTTCAAAACCAAGTGCGCTCAGTGTCACACCGTCGATAAAGGCGCTGGTCACAAACAAG GACCCAACTTGAACGGTCTCTTTGGAAGACAATCTGGtacaactccaggttactcttacTCTGCTGCAAACAAGAACATGGCTGTGATCTGGGGAGAGAATACGTTATATGAGTACTTGCTCAATCCTAAGAAG TATATTCCTGGGACGAAGATGGTTTTCCCTGGGTTGAAGAAGCCACAGGATCGCGCAGATCTAATAGCTTATCTGAAGGAATCAACTGCATGA